A window of Balearica regulorum gibbericeps isolate bBalReg1 chromosome Z, bBalReg1.pri, whole genome shotgun sequence contains these coding sequences:
- the LOC104634226 gene encoding tetraspanin-36 translates to MDCGVITSKTVLLLLSLAFWAAAAGLSYVGGYVINTYKSYDNFLQDKYALLPAVIIICVAVVMFIIGLIGCCATFRESRVGLGLFLAIILVIFIAEVSAFVLGFVYREKVKTDVQGTMHSVFEKYDGKNPESTVVDYLQEQLHCCGVKNYSDWTTTQWFNSTGNNSVPLSCCRQDVKNCTGRLDQPQELNTRSCAEELESGLQSVISYAMLVILGFAIVKFFGMLSVCVLTCRREDSGYQPLYSGVFA, encoded by the exons ATGGACTGCGGCGTGATCACCTCCAAAACCGTGCTGCTACTGCTGAGCCTCGCCTTCTGG gcagcagcagcaggtctcAGCTATGTTGGGGGATATGTCATTAACACCTACAAGAGCTACGACAACTTCTTGCAGGACAAGTATGCTCTTCTGCCAGCCGTCATCATTATTTGCGTTGCTGTGGTAATGTTCATCATCGGGTTGATTGGCTGCTGTGCCACCTTCCGGGAGTCTCGAGTTGGCCTAGGGCTG ttcttgGCCATTATCCTGGTTATCTTTATTGCGGAAGTATCTGCTTTTGTCCTGGGATTTGTTTATAGGGAAAAG GTAAAAACTGATGTGCAAGGCACAATGCACTCAGTCTTTGAGAAGTATGATGGGAAAAATCCAGAGTCTACTGTTGTGGATTACTTGCAAGAAcag CTTCATTGCTGTGGGGTAAAGAACTACAGCGACTGGACAACCACACAGTGGTTTAATTCCACCGGTAACAACAGCGtgcctctgagctgctgcaggcaagACGTGAAGAACTGCACAGGGCGCCTGGATCAGCCACAGGAACTCAATACGCGG agctgtgcagaggaGCTGGAGTCTGGGCTGCAGAGCGTTATCAGCTATGCTATGCTTGTAATCCTGGGTTTTGCCATCGTAAAG TTCTTCGGCATGCTGAGTGTCTGCGTGCTTACCTGCAGGAGAGAAGACAGTGGATATCAGCCTCTTTACTCAGGGGTGTTTGCttaa